The nucleotide window GAATGAAGCAGGCACTGTGCATTCACATCACAGCGGAGTGAGTAACACTCATTCTGGTCTGACAGAGAAGGGAACATTTGGaaacatatgtatgtataaacACATAACATTTGGTTAGAGTGAGATATGGAATGATAAGCTCTACAAATCATCTGGTTTTTTAAAGGTGCACTGTTACCTGAGACCATCTTGTCTGTGAAAAGAGCTGGCTCAGTGCCTTTGAGAGTTGTTAAATCAGGAGATTCATTGTCTCCAGATTCTGTATAAACAATATAAAgttaacattaatatttatcattatttagtTTTACTTCATAGTTCACAAGTGTGAACCAGGACAGCATAAAATAAATCACCTGCTGTTCCATTTGTAGCATCAGCAGGCAAGCAGCTTTTTCCATCAGCTGATAGTATGTACTGTGACAGACAGGAGCAGTGGGCGAATCCCAGTTTGCTTTCACACACCTGTGGACAGCCTCCATTGAGATGAAGGCAAACATCTGCCCCTGAagataaaaatgcaaaatgacacTGAGAATCCCAGTAAATGTTACAAATTGGTGgattctctgactttttcttttgtccttggcctgtacatacagtatactgtattcAAGCACGTATCTAAAATACTCCACAACTCAAATTGTTGTCTCTCTGTACCTGGTTTAGCGAGGGGATGAACCACCACAATGGATGCTGGTTGGACCATGTTGCCATGGATATGTTGCAGTTTATTCCCAGTCCGCTTGTGTACGCTCCTCAGTTGTTGGTGCTCCCGATCAGAGATCCAGAGGCTGTCTTCAAACACTGCAAGGTCAAAAGGTCGACCTGGACCAATCAGAACAGAGAAGAACTGAGTTGACTAGGAGACCAGGTGAGAGTTACAGACAGTTAAATTTGGTCATCAGGTGAATGAAGGAATAACTTGGAGAACTTTTGTTACAaatgttgtgtgtatttatgaggACTGCCACTGAGattatattattgattatttggAAGTTTCAAGAAGATGCATGTGATAAACATTTTGATGGCTTTCTGAACAAGGTAGTCTGGTTGTCCTCAGCACACTAATGAGTCATAGTTCAATGAGGCTCAGGTGGTTTATGGGCTTAATTAATAACataaactactactactactgtctAGTATTACAATActgtaatgatgtaatgatgtTTTCTAGTACAGTGCACCTCTccatgtttgcatgtgcatgttttaaaCAAGCCTCACCTACTTGGTTCTCTAACAGGATCCGTCGGTCTGAGCCATCCAAGGCAGCAGTCTCTACCAGACCCCTCTGCTGGTCGCACCAGAACAGACGATCCTCTGTGAAATCGATGGCCAGGCCGCTAGGTGACACAAGGTTAGTGCTTGCAATGACAGAACGGGCTTTCCCTTCCAAAGAAGCGCTTTCCACCACAGGCTGGGCACCTATATCAGTCCAGAACAACTTcctcaaaacaataaaaacaagtatattaggtgtatatatatattccatAGACATTCTAATTTGACAagaaatgtattaaattgtgtgtatgtgtgtatatatatatatatatatatatatatataaataaatataaatataaaatatgtgtgtgtgtgtgtgtgtgtgtgtacatatagatatataggtatataaaacatgccctagaatgtgtgtgtaagtatataaaaaagtttttatttttctcactttgaAGTTACTATAAATAAATGTGGGGGTACTCAGGTACTCAAGAGGTTAAAAGTCCAGAAAGATGGTTACAAAAATATACTGCTTCCACGTACGGTTACAGGCATACTCACTTTGCCAGAGGATGAACCGCGATTCCTCTTGGTTTTTCCAGCCCTTTACTTACAATAGTTTCTCTGTTAAGTCCAACCAAGGTACTGCAGTCAATAGCTGACTGGCTGGAGCACAAACATATACAGAGTTgtgaaatagaaaacaaaagtcatgtcagttttgtttatgtttggcAACATGACAGCTACAGCTACCTGAAAATACTACAACCTCTTTCCCACAAAAAATGACTTTCAAATGTCCCACAGGATCTGGTTGACTGAAAATTCAGTAAATGGATCTTTTCATTAAGAATCACTAGAAttcactcatgcacacaccaCAAACCTTTTATCAGTCCAGTACATCCTGCGGTGGACCCAATCAATCGCCAGTCCCTCTGGAGAGTTCAGATCCTCAGAGACAACAATGTCTCTGGACCCACCATTCAAATCAATTCGCTCAATTGTCTTCCTGCTTGTACTAGCAAAGTAcaccttcaaaataaatacaaaaaatgttataCTGTTATACTATATAAAATGGACAAATagtaaaacatgtaaataattGTCCAAACAGAAGAGACCAGAAACTACCATACCCTAAAGTAAAGATTATATGACTCTTCCTCATTCAACACTGGGGCACCCATATGCCATCAAATTTCAGTATCTGTCCACTAGGTGTCACTGGATATCTTCAGTAAAATGTGAATCTGGTCTCCCTTAAGTCTGTTACTCTGTAGGATTCATGAGTGATGGGTCCTCAGTATATAGTACACCAGCACATACTCATACTCTACAACAACTGCAACTGAAATCTGAAACAAAATGGTGATAAAATATCAAAGGTATTACATTGTTCTGGACCGGGTCATAGTCCAAAGCTATGATTGTTCCTCTTGGCTCTTCCACCAGGGTTTGATCCTCAGTGCCGTCAGGATTAATTCTTCGTACATCTACTAAATTAGCAACTAGCAGATAGGGTGGTGGTCCTGAAAAATAccaatgcagtgtttttatgatCAGATATCATGTAACATAGGAGATGTTAACCCACTTATAATTTGTGTTTGCCTCActttttctgtgtaatttaaagagtgtgtttgtggaagcagaaaataaacagcgAGATTTTGACAGGTAGGtagtgtgtttatctgtgtgggCTTAAGTGCCCCAGCTTTTCTGCTTTGCCCTGGTATGACTCACCAGTAGCAATGCAGCGCTTGCCATCCTGATGGAGCTGGTAGCCAGACAGGCAACCACACTGCCACCTACTAGGGGTGACAGGAGTACAGAGCTGACTGCAACCCCCTGTGTCTGCAGATGAGCAACCTGCAACAGGCAAAAACAGTAATACATACATAAACCATTGTTCTCTGCAAATGCTCCATTTTCTAACAaattaatgttatgtttttttatttatttatttttttttaacaaaataaatatatacatttttaaatattaggTAGATTTCAGTTTCAGAATAAAGGGCCAATAAACTCTAATATGATTCATACCAGTACAGGATTGTCCATCCTCCTGTAGTATAGATCCTTCAGGGCACACACAGACGTAGCCCTCATCTGTTGTCAGACATCCCTGGCCACACTCCGTCATATTGCCTTCACATGGTATGATCTCTGatttgagaaagaaaatgtcttgTATAGTTATTTTCCATTGTAACTACAATAGTAAAAATCTGGTAAATTAAGTCTAAGCGAGTTAAACTCGTAGAAACAGATCAAAGGCTAAAAGAAGTTAAAGAAAGACAATTATACAACCGTTCATTAAGGGCCATATTAACAAGATCAAAGTGACTGTTACTTGGTCAAGAATTTTCCAGGTTATTTTTGGGCCCAGCAGGTAGTAGACTCTAAAAGAGCCAGATGGACAACAAGCTTCTTACTCCCTGCTCTGGTAAAATCCCTTTATGAAGTCAGCCCTAATCCTATCAAAAAAGGTGAAAGTGTGATGAGAATGCAGTCAAAGCCCACTCAGTGAGGGTGATATAATGTTGAGTCACATGAGTGTGGTATCTCCTGTACCTGTGAATATGGGCCTGGTATACACAGACAGTTTACAATATATAGATATGAATATAATGTGAAATAGTCACACGACCTGTCGgtgtgtctctgactgtggaCTTCTTCCTACTGGTAGCGGGTAACATTATTGCttcaaaacattgttttaacactaataaaaaaatatgtgcaaATATGCGGGAAGAAAGGTActaatgaaagaatgaaagacaacattagaaaaaaaatcttatcttaCACTGAAAATTTACATGAAAAACTGCTGTTCTTTTAAGTGTATaaatttttctacattttttttctacatttgtttttattgagtcaaaaacaaaagatataaGCAGTGCCGCTATATCCCCCTCCATGTAATCTCTGCTGTCTAGTCCATTGTCTAGTCTGCCGCTTGgttgcatgtttgttttcttatggACCTTGGCAAAGGTTGTCTGCTAAACAGCTTAGACAGACAAAGCTGCTGACCAGATATGTTCCCTATTGCAAATGTCACCTCGTAATCTAATCTCATTGTGTCTGTGAACCTTTCTTGTTCTCTTGGCCTCATAGCTATGAGATTAGAAGAGAAGAGATTAGGATGTGTCCATAATGTCTTTTAATATGTTATGAAGTTAATCACTGTGCAGACACTTTAGTGGCAAAGTGGACAGAAACCCCCCAAAACTGTTTTTAGCACACCAGcattaaatgggaaaaaaaaaaaaaaatcaggaatgCTATGGAGCACTGATGAAGATAAGATGGAATGATTgttggcattttttttaaatttgtatttggCATTAGTGAACGaataacacaataataaaaatcaatcactgaacagaaacagattttaTACTTCTAAAAATCCTTGGCAAAATCAGTTGATTTTGTATACATTCCCTCATGACTGCAGTGCATATGTTTGTGCCAAAGTATTAGATTGTCTGAGGcatctgtttatttaaaagcaATCTGTTGTCACGCAGGCAGACAACAGACCTGCATTATGGCAGAGAGGGatgaccagacacacacataaatggatTAGTCAAATTATTAAAAAGTTTTCAAACAACATATGTTTTAGTAGAGCTCCTGACAATATTCATAGCTAGTAATTATTTTGTCtaattttgacacttttttgcCAGATTTAACAATTATGCATCTTAATTAACTACTATTCAAATTGTATTAGAGGCTATCAAACTGATACATAGATTTGATCCTAAAAATgcagaagttgttgttgttgaaataaCTTTTACTAGCTTAAAAGTAACATCCTTGTTTTCATCTATTTTACACAACCTCTCAGTCTAACCACTGCTAGGCGTTTAGGAGTGTGAcaaagtgtcagtgttttgacCCAAGTCACCTAACACACAACTGGCAGCTCACAGAAGTGTAGTCTGTCTGGTTGTCTGTGACCCAGCCTTTTTATTGGCTCAGCGGGGTCAAGGTAGTTTCTGAGGGACAAATGCCACTCTTCATGGCACTGTAGCAACAGCAccaaaaaaaggaggaggatgtAGTACAAAAACCAGAGCTAGGTTTGATATACTgaccaaaacaaaatgcaagtgttgccacttttttttaaatacagccAAAATGTTTCTCATCCTTTTCTTATTCCACTGAACACAGATTCTACTTGGTGCATTTtcaatctttaaaaaaacagaaaatgcatgaTGTCTGCAGTTTGTCACCATTTACCTTTTCAGTCAACAGGTAGCAGCTAGTTCTATGTCTTTGAAGGAATTAGAATATAACATGATAGAAGACAATATAGTAGGAGTTATATATATGGTCAACATAATTACATTAATAGCAAATATGTTTCCACTCTACCTTGACATGTCTTCCTGTCTGGTAGAAGGGCGTATCCTTTAGGACAGGTACAGAAATAGGATCCTGGGATGTTTTCACAGCCAAGAGAGCAGCCATGGTTCCAATGAGCGCATTCATTTACATCTGTGGCGCATACAGACAAATATAGTGACCTGTATAATTTTTTTATGAATGTTTTCTATTGAAATTTGTGAGATTCATGTCAACTTTTTCTACAAGTTTTTAAGTCCTAAACTGACTGTAACTAAAATATATCTTGTGATTATTTGCTTATAATTCCTTGTTTTAAATGCAAAAGTACCAACCTTCACAATAAGTGCCTTGCTTATTGAGAGCAAAGCCCTCACTGCACTGACAAACCCCTTGCTCGGCTACATTGgagcacacattcacacagtttcCACTCTGTTTGTCACAACCTGTTTGAAAGGGTCAAcgaaaatatattaataaaacatTGTAATTTGGATCCTATCTATTAAGATAAAAATGAGACTCTGCAGAGcaatttaaatgtcaaagttCAGCTGCAACCTGGGAATGGTGATAAGGAGTCTGCCTGCGGCTGGTTGAGGGGATGTACCACCTTGATATCAGTTGGGGGTTTTGCCATTCGTTTAATGTTAACATCCAGTGGCTCTCCACCTGTGtacttgtttacttgttttatAACCCGAGATGCAGCATCAGTGTAGTATATGTGCTCCAGAAAAACTGATATCCCCAGTGACTGAGacctaacaaaaacaaaacagaaaaacgtTGGAACATTAATAGAAATAATTATAATGCCTTGAATGTTGGCATCTTTGGCACTTATTGAAATGTTTGTCTGCACTGGGAGGAGTCATTGCATCATTTCTGAGTTCAGACTTCACAATATTAGCCTGTAGTAACAGTAACAAAAGTAAAAGGACAGCATTCTCACTGAAGTGGCTGATCTATGAAGTGCAGGGCGTTCCCGTTGTAATCACAAGAGGCAATGGCGCTTTCTCCTTGCAGACCAAACTGAACCCAGAACAGCCTTTTGGCCTCTCGGTCAATCGACAGCGCTTTCAGCTGCTCCGCTATCTTGATAAGTGTAGTTTTCATCTGTCCTGTTGCATCAGACCTTTGGATACTCCTAGTCATTCCACCAGACAGCCAAAAAAGGAACCTGTAAAGGTATGTTTGGAACTGAGAAAGAGTATTTTGTAATTTCTCCATAGTTTTTCTAAAGTTACTCCCtccctttgtgtctctctctgttacagAGTAGTGccatttaaattaaatgcttCTGCTAATGTCCCTGTTTGGCCACAAATGCTAATCAGCAGCCT belongs to Lates calcarifer isolate ASB-BC8 linkage group LG8, TLL_Latcal_v3, whole genome shotgun sequence and includes:
- the egf gene encoding LOW QUALITY PROTEIN: pro-epidermal growth factor (The sequence of the model RefSeq protein was modified relative to this genomic sequence to represent the inferred CDS: deleted 1 base in 1 codon), yielding MLAATITAALIYFMVQSSGALALGTACWDERLSRAGRNSSCVASQPFLIFGHGKAIHRLDLDGKNQRRLVAGVGSSILLDFHFREEGVYWADKHTGVIYKATLRGAHKQKLYSSDRHISGLAVDWIWNSVYWTSQEKGKIKRMDLNGKNERTLLRHLTQPSSVVVDPINRFLFWLSGGMTRSIQRSDATGQMKTTLIKIAEQLKALSIDREAKRLFWVQFGLQGESAIASCDYNGNALHFIDQPLQSQSLGISVFLEHIYYTDAASRVIKQVNKYTGGEPLDVNIKRMAKPPTDIKVVHPLNQPQADSLSPFPGCDKQSGNCVNVCSNVAEQGVCQCSEGFALNKQGTYCEDVNECAHWNHGCSLGCENIPGSYFCTCPKGYALLPDRKTCQEIIPCEGNMTECGQGCLTTDEGYVCVCPEGSILQEDGQSCTGCSSADTGGCSQLCTPVTPSRWQCGCLSGYQLHQDGKRCIATGESYQGPPPYLLVANLVDVRRINPDGTEDQTLVEEPRGTIIALDYDPVQNNVYFASTSRKTIERIDLNGGSRDIVVSEDLNSPEGLAIDWVHRRMYWTDKSQSAIDCSTLVGLNRETIVSKGLEKPRGIAVHPLAKKLFWTDIGAQPVVESASLEGKARSVIASTNLVSPSGLAIDFTEDRLFWCDQQRGLVETAALDGSDRRILLENQVGRPFDLAVFEDSLWISDREHQQLRSVHKRTGNKLQHIHGNMVQPASIVVVHPLAKPGADVCLHLNGGCPQVCESKLGFAHCSCLSQYILSADGKSCLPADATNGTAESGDNESPDLTTLKGTEPALFTDKMVSDQNECYSLRCDVNAQCLLHSGSPTCSCLEGFIGDGQLCVDIDECQLGTHNCKKNTECQNTLGKYLCKCQAGYQSNGQTCQELETTSTWVTTGSPADVTTRHHNSNSVESCPSTHESYCLYEGVCFYFPEMESYACNCVSGYMGERCQFSDLEWWELQQAEEEKRRNVVIAACMVVLISLLSIAACVTYCYGTRKFFHKQPSVDNVSETSVTDESMSENTTTSFYMLVENGVEEKVIPAMGCPRRAVCPSCSSETGDNHVSEDSETLSQHNRGYECSMVSAVAMEITRPTVQSSPSSSSPYSCTTFKPTPLSQTTNPESPAS